One Myxocyprinus asiaticus isolate MX2 ecotype Aquarium Trade chromosome 20, UBuf_Myxa_2, whole genome shotgun sequence genomic region harbors:
- the b3gnt2b gene encoding N-acetyllactosaminide beta-1,3-N-acetylglucosaminyltransferase 2 translates to MQGPRRKVKVMVMMTMVFIFIVVEVSRNAGKGDGNKNKMLVPTKQFWAKDVPSDAYWNRQQQQLNYINNLNLENLNSTIEKIPDWLNDTVSLDSCEPDFRVTTQVKDYNSLPDRFKDFLLYMRCRSYPIVVDQPNICKDQPFLLLAIKSLVPHFDRRQSIRESWGKAGRLANKTVVTVFLLGKAATEDHFPDLSQMLHHECLMHGDILQWDYRDTFFNLTIKEVLFLEWLMTRCSEASYVFKGDDDVFVNTFRIIDFLSNLSHAKGKELFVGDVITNAGPHRNKKVKYFIPESVFVGTYPAYAGGGGYLFSGQLAKKMYNASRQVALYPIDDVYTGMCLMKLGLAPEKHKGFRTFDIEEKYRDNACAYNSLMLVHPRSPQHMIKIWAWLNDPDLNCQ, encoded by the coding sequence ATGCAGGGGCCTCGGAGGAAGGTGAAGGTCATGGTGATGATGACAATGGTGTTTATCTTTATAGTGGTAGAAGTATCTCGTAATGCTGGGAAGGGTGATGGCAATAAGAATAAGATGCTGGTTCCCACAAAGCAGTTCTGGGCTAAAGATGTTCCCAGTGACGCCTACTGGAATCGCCAGCAACAGCAGCTCAACTACATAAACAACCTCAATCTAGAAAATCTCAACTCAACGATTGAGAAAATTCCAGACTGGCTCAACGACACAGTCAGTCTTGACTCCTGTGAGCCAGACTTCAGAGTGACCACGCAAGTTAAGGATTACAATTCGCTTCCAGACCGCTTCAAAGACTTCTTGCTGTATATGCGGTGCAGATCATATCCCATCGTGGTGGACCAGCCAAACATATGCAAAGACCAACCGTTCCTCCTCCTAGCGATTAAATCTTTAGTTCCGCACTTTGATCGACGTCAGTCGATCCGTGAGTCATGGGGCAAAGCTGGTCGTCTTGCAAACAAAACAGTTGTTACAGTGTTTCTTCTTGGTAAGGCAGCCACAGAGGACCACTTCCCTGATCTGTCACAAATGCTCCATCATGAGTGCTTAATGCATGGGGATATTCTTCAGTGGGACTACAGGGATACATTCTTCAACCTCACCATCAAGGAGGTCCTCTTCCTGGAGTGGCTGATGACTCGCTGTTCTGAAGCTAGTTACGTCTTCAAGGGTGATGACGATGTTTTTGTCAACACCTTTCGCATCATAGACTTCCTCAGCAATCTCTCCCATGCCAAAGGCAAGGAATTGTTTGTAGGGGATGTGATTACCAATGCTGGCCCACACAGGAACAAGAAGGTCAAGTATTTCATCCCTGAGAGTGTGTTTGTCGGAACGTACCCTGCATACGCTGGTGGAGGTGGTTACCTGTTCTCAGGACAGCTGGCCAAGAAAATGTATAATGCCTCGAGACAGGTGGCCCTCTACCCTATTGATGATGTCTACACAGGTATGTGCCTTATGAAATTGGGCCTTGCGCCTGAGAAGCACAAAGGCTTCAGGACCTTTGATATCGAGGAGAAATACCGTGATAATGCCTGTGCCTACAACAGCTTGATGCTGGTCCACcccagaagtcctcaacatatgATCAAAATCTGGGCCTGGCTAAACGACCCAGACTTGAATTGTCAGTGA